GTCCGGTGCGGAGGTCGCTTTGCTTGGAGCGAAGCCGGACGGTCCATCAGGCAAATATGGTTATATTGTTCCGGTCCCCTCCTCTGCTGCTGCAGGGAAGCCCGAGAATCCGGCCTACGTGCCGGTGGATTGCTTCGTAGAGAAGCCCGAGAAGAAGGCGGCCGAGGCGCTGCTTAAGCAGCAGGCGATGTGGAATTGCGGTATTTTCGCTTTCCGGTTATGCGATCTGCTGAGCAGGTTGGAGGCAGCAGGCTATCCGAAGGATTATGCAGAACTGCAGAGGCAATATCACCGTCTTCCCAAGAGCAGCTTCGATGTTGAGGTGCTGGAAGGCAACAGCCGTCTGATCTGTGTGCCCTATCACCAAGGATGGAAGGACTTAGGAACCTGGAACACGCTCTCTGAAGAATTAGCCTCTTCCGTTCTGGGATGGGGCCAGGTCAGTGCGGACTCCCGGAATTGCCAGATTGTCAACGAACTGGATATTCCAGTCATGCTTGTCGGACTGGACGATGTGATCGTAGCAGCAGGTCCCGGCGGCATTCTGGTCGCCCGTAAAGATGCCGCAGATCATCTGAAGCATCTGCTTCCCGCGCCAGACCAGGAAGAACGGAAGGAATACATTCCTGTGGATTGAGGCGGTGACGATTTAGAATTTCATATTTAGATTGTCCGACTTTATCCGACAATGTTCTATGCGGGCGGTAACCGTCATAAGGTAAAAGGGTGATGTTAATCGATGTGAACATCCACCTGACCGGTCCGTCCGCATGGTCCGGTAAGTCCATTATGAAGGGAGGAAGTCCCAGGATGGCTGAACACTGTGAGGGAGAACGTCCCATTAATCTCCCTATGCATGATCGTCAGAGATGAAGAGCCCTGGATTGCACGCTGTCTGTCGAGTGTGCGCGAAGGGGTAGATGAGGTGATTGTCGTGGATACAGGCTCCCGCGACAGGACGATGGACATTGCCAGCGGCTACAGCGCAACCATTCTTCAATTTCCCTGGAAGGAGAGCTTCGCGGAAGCCCGCAATTATAGCCTCGGTCATGCAACAGGGGAATGGATACTATGGATGGATGCAGATGAAGAGCTTGCTGCTGATGATGCACTTAAGCTTCGGGTGGTAAGTACCCTGAAGGATCACAAGCAGGCATATCTGGAGACGATCCACTTCAATGGCCTATATCGGCCTCAGGCAGATGAAGCTTACCGGCTGTCCCAGTGCCGCTTGTTCCGTAACGGAGAGGGGGTTCACTTCACTGGGGGCATTCATGAACAATTAAGTTGGCCCGGGACGTATACCCGGGAAGATATCCGCACTCCGGTCCAGCTTCCGGTCCGGCTGTTCCATTATGGCTATCTGCAGTCCGTAACGTCCCTGAAGTCCAAACATGAACGCAATCTGAAGCTGCTGCAGGAGGCCGTGACAGATAATCCGAACCCCGATCCGTGGAGTCTTTACCATATAGCAAGTGAATATCAGCGGGTGGGGAAGTATGCACTGGCCTTCCAGCAGGTTAATCTGGCCATTGCCGCTTCGCTGGGGCAGACAAGATTGCCGCCATCGCTTTTTTACAAGCTCAAGTATGGCTGTCTGG
The sequence above is a segment of the Paenibacillus sp. FSL R7-0204 genome. Coding sequences within it:
- a CDS encoding sugar phosphate nucleotidyltransferase, producing the protein MKLVLLSGGSGTRLWPLSSSIRSKQFLQVLPAPGGGRESMLQRIWRQLSAAGLDHEVYIATSSGQEMLIRKQLRTAPRVIIEPRRRDTFPAVSLASAYLYSVENIPPEETVIVLPVDAYVNDEFFFKLAELDRALRQSGAEVALLGAKPDGPSGKYGYIVPVPSSAAAGKPENPAYVPVDCFVEKPEKKAAEALLKQQAMWNCGIFAFRLCDLLSRLEAAGYPKDYAELQRQYHRLPKSSFDVEVLEGNSRLICVPYHQGWKDLGTWNTLSEELASSVLGWGQVSADSRNCQIVNELDIPVMLVGLDDVIVAAGPGGILVARKDAADHLKHLLPAPDQEERKEYIPVD